The nucleotide window GGGTAGGTCGTGTCGTACTTGTTATTTATTCTGTATGTGTCATTTCCCACAACATCCTTCAAAAGCTGCATTTTCACCAAGGCCTTTGTGCTGAACACAGACTTGGCACTTGAAAATGATGAGGGAatgccatctgtaatgagaatgTTGATGGGCGGGGCTTAGCGATCTGATCCACAGAGTACCAATGACGTCTAGGAAAGAGGGCTAGAGATGCGGGGGATCGTAGATTGCTCTTTTCTCCTTATGCAAGAAACTAGAAGTGTTCTCGATTACAGTACTATGTGAGAAAGAATACAAGGTGCATGAACTCCTCTGCCCTGTTCTTGGCAAGTAAGGCCTTTAACAGTTGGCATTATGAGAGATTTTTGCATACATTTCTAGCAAGGTATGGGTCAGGTTATTGACCAATTTGTCTAGTGTGCCTGCTTGTTCATAGCATCTGAATTCTTCCAAATGGATATCTTAGGGGTTAGCAGTGGCGTGTTCTGATTCTACGACCTAGCTGTGACTTCTTGCTTCTTCGTTCGCTTTCTCTTCCTCGGGCTTTAATGTAAGCCCACATTTCCTGCTGTAAAACCGCTAAGATTCTGCTCGTCTTCTGTCATTTCCTCTGGCCAGCAAACTGATGTCCTAAACCTGAAGCTAACTTCAGTAGGTAAAACACAGGTAGGGCTTCATTCTATGTTTTCCCCGCCTGAACAACCCTTTGGGTCTCTTCTCTTCACCTGAGGTACCTCTATTGGGAACCATTGCCTAGATGGCCAGGACCCTTTGTATCTAGGTCTGATATGTCAATATCATGACTCCGCATGGCTTGGCATATTCTGGGACCTGTTCTCTCGCCTCACGTGCCTATCTTTTATGTATGGCCATCATAGTCCTATAACTACTAGGAGGGAGGGACTCTACATAAACTGACATGTAAATTTCTCTTTCAGTTATGACTAAAATTGAAATCTTTCTCCATTCTTCTATCTCTGTCTTCGCAACAGAGCAGCAACACTCATCAGTTTATATGGGAGACACTGGAAGTACACAGGAACAGATGTTGTATACACTGACGTATGTAATATTCTTTTTAAGTGGGGTTTTATGTCACATATTACACTttagaaatttttaaatatattaagacCATCTCCCAAATAGTTAAACATGTCCAcaaatatgcttttaaaattgCTATTATAGTTGCTTTATCTTATTATAGTTCCACCATTGCCTATTTCTACCCTCAACTGCCTGCCAGAGCCCATCACTGTATTACATCTTATTCTCGAGAAATGGAGTTGTGGCTCACAATGGGCCAATTTAGAGTCATTCTCCATGATTTCTAAACTCCAGTACACAGAGAGAGCAGATTAGCTCTTTCCTGTTGAGTCATAGAATTGTAAGAATGAAGCCTCAGCTTGTGAactgtctctgtttccctccaCAGTCAGAGAATGACAATGACAGGTGGGAGAGAAAAGATACTCGTGAGTCTAAACATCCTGACGTGATGCCATTCCTAACCCTGCAGCTGTCTGAGGCCATCTCGACCCTTTCTGATGTAAGCCATGGACATGTCTTTTCCCTTGTTTGCTTGTGTCTGTTATGTACAACTCAAAGATTCTAACAGACACAGATACCTTATACCCAGTGGCTAAATTGTAATGTGCTTAACCGTTCTCTGTTGAAAATTAAGCCATTGTCTCGTTTTCTTAAACCATTAGAAATGAAATTTGccctcatttttaaatgtttccccAGACTCCTGGAAGTAAAATTAGATGCAGAGcataagaaatatttgaaaactcaACGCATAGTGTGAAACTGGTTTTGTGAATGGCATTATCAGTTTCTATTTCTGTCAACCATATCCCTGTATTAATTTGCCTGGTCTCTGTCCTCCATACTGCATGTGATCATCCTATCCTTTGCTAATGAGATGAGTAGAAAATCAGTCAGTGTCTTAATCTATAACTTTCAGGTGGATTTAAAGCAGAAATGTCTGTTCTCTTCTTTTGCCGACTGTTTTCAAACTTCTCCCTTTGTGGCTTTTCTGTCTCTTGGCTTCTGTTCTTGGCTTTTGCTGTCTCTCCTCTGAGGTACCAGTTTCCTAGCTACAATGAAATTACTTTTGTCACATCTTTCAAGTCTTACTTCTGATGCTGCTTCCTTGCAGAACTGTCCTAATTGTAGCTCTCTCCTTCCCCATTCCTATCGTTCTAGATCCAGGGTCTTATAGGCAACCTTCCTCACTTGGATTTTCCACATCCTTCCTAACATATCTGATAATTTGCTCTTCCTTGCTCCCATTGCCTGTGAAAGTATAAGTACCAGTGTGTAGATATCTAAATAGCTCTGTAGCTGCAACACTGAGAGTAGCACTCATCCCATACTATACAATCTATCAGTAGCTGCTGAGTCAGCTGAAATCACCCACTTGTGTGAGACGTAAGGACATAGAGCTTAGTCATGTTTGGGGCCATGTCTCCCTCAGCTAGTCATTTATTTGTAATTAGGAATATTTAAGGTGgggatttttaattttaatgttatttagTCTGTGGAATCTTTTAAATAATGCTTTGGTCTTtgaatatcattttttaaaattagttggACTTAGTTTCTgcatttttatctgttttatgattttattttctgttccttcTAATTACAAAATAACTAAAAAGCTCCCAGGGGACCCTGGAAACAAATCTTACCTACAGGTGCAATGTTGATAACGTAGCCATCACCCAAGTACAGTGCCCAGTGCTGATAACAAGGACGGAACACTTCAATCAAGTCTCCTGGGTGGGGGTTGTGAGGATAGGTCAGACTGAAGCAATCGTTAACCGCCATCTGCAAGGACAGGCAGAAAGATGAGCTTGCTGCTAAGCTCACAGAATGATAGTCTGAGGAAGGGTTGCTTCCACAGTATCAGAGGGACAAAGGAATTACTGAGATGACCTCTGGTAATAACTCAGACTCACTGCTTtctttggatgtgtgtgtgtgtgtgtgtgtgtgtgtgtgtgtgtgtgttagcagcAAGGGGAGCTGGACCAGCTCTTGCATAATTCTCTACAGCAATGCTTTCTTACCATGACTATTCTTTAGATCTATAATTTGTTTGTGGAACTTCCTTTTGTACAAAATTTCAGTAGTATTAAGTATCAAAATATGCCTTGTTTGGAACAGGGAGGTGAAATAAAGGGAAAGCCAATGTATGGTTGTCTCACTATGCAAATCGTCTGAAACACATTCTAGAAAGTGTCGGTCCACTTTTGCTTCGATAGTGTGAGTAGTCGGGGGTCCAGATCTAAGATGTGAATTCTTTCAGGCTGTGTGCTGTGCAGTACAACTAAGGAGCAGAGGTGTGGGCGGATGGTGAACACTGTGAACACTAAAACATGTGAGAAGTATCCTGCAGCGCCAAAGTCACCTCACCACTTTATTTTAAGGAAAGATGGGCTACACGCCAGATGGACATCAAGCCAGACGTCAGGTGCAATGCGGGCTCTGGACCATTTCTTCCAGGTTCAGAATGTGTTCTGTACTGCAGCATGTTGAAGACTCTAGCTTCCACCTGCTACATCTCTGATGTCTTTTGTCCCTGTAACCATGACAAccagccccaccccatccctcactgTGATTCCAGAAACAGTGAAGCAGACAAGGTGCAAGATGGGGAAGCTCACTGCACTGGTGAACATGACCTGGAATTTCCAAGGTGGCAACATTTCCTCCTTCTAAATCAACACCATTTAGAAAGCACATATGTTTCTGACAGCTGGTCTTGTAGAGGTTACACTTTCTGTGTAGTCACAGAAAGAGAATAAGTCAGAAAGAGGACGTCATGTGCATCTCCACAATCAAAGGAAGAATAAGGGCTGCACACACGCTGAGGCTCTAGTTGACAATAATGTTCCTCACCATCTTGCCGTCTTGCATCTAGTAGGGTCCCCACCAATGAAATGCAAGTGCTAGAAACTTCCAACTCACTCACATGGTAGCATAGGCTAAAGACTTGGGATTACAGTTTTCCTTGCTTTCTTGGCACTGTAGAAATTGTTTTAAAAGCGAAACAATAATTGATGCTGGAAGGGTGTTTCCCTGAGTATTGGCCTGCTGTCTGTCGAAATCTTCAGTCATCACACTGTCACAGGAATGCAGCCAAATGTAAGCTGTCCGTTTGTtgaaaaataaccacaaaccaaTTATATAAAAGCACTAAGTCTACCCATCCTCTCAAACATGTTTGAGTCTTACTTAATATGGACGTTCACAATGTGTTCACTAACGGAGGGGAAAAACCAGGTAATATACTATGATGTAAACAAACATATTCTCTGGGAATAGAAATCAGCGAGCATCCAACAGCTTGCAGAAGTCAAAGTCTGTCCTAGCCAAGCTTTTAGTAATAATTTCTATTTGAACAGGGAATATTTGGAAATGTAACATGCTTTTCAAAAAACGTTATCTCAATTAACTCTAACTGAAAACCTTCATTTCTATTTGGGTTTGTTCTGTTATTAGCCTGTTCTACAACTAAAAAGCCATCTTTTCAATTCCAACTATTGGGTACAACTTCCTGAATTCTACTTGCCACTTGCTGATTCTACTACTGAGCAGGTCACTCGGGCAGAGGCTCAGTTGAATGATTTTgaagacaggcatacagatctctgacttcagcgtggtctacagagtgagttccaggacagccaaggctacccagagaaaccctgtctcagaaaaccaaacaacagaTAAGTCAGACATAATAATGTACACTGAGTTGGTTATCTCAGAAAACTATTGAAAGAACCCCTTGTGAATGGACTACAAGCTTTTATGAATACCTTGAAAAAACTGGCAAAACCTATTCAAATGGATGGGAAGATAGTATTGTTTTCTGTAGACCTTTAAATTGGAttgtgttttgtgtctgatttGGCCCTTGTTGTACCATTTAAAACAAGACGTATGGCTTAATGGAATGGGTGGTTTCACTGTAAAGAGTTAATATCTAACACACTTCATTCTCTAACATGTGTTAGCCACACAAAACCTAtcatagtttattttttaaaattatagaacAATAAGCACGCCATGTAAATAACCCCCAGAACCTAAGAGAGACCTCCGTGTTAGCATGTAAGGGGAAGTGTGGCTTCTCACACTGACCTCTTAGATATCCTAGCAAGTTGCTACAAAACGGAATCTCAGAAACTCTCTAGTTCACCCTTTCCTAAACTTGGCTTCTGGGATCTCAGAATTTCTAGAAGTGTGGCTTAAATAACAGCCATCAGGTCCCAGTGCAAAgccattgtttcttttttcttttttctttcttttttttttttttcggagctggggaaccgaacccagggccttgtgcttgctaggcaagcgctctaccactgagctaaatccccaaccccccattgtTTCTTAAGATAAAGAAAAGTGAACTCTGAAAATAATTTCAACTAATGAGAGTCCTATGTCATCTCACAACAGATTTTCAACAATTGGAGCTAGAGTAATTGAGTATCTCCAGTGGGAAAATACCCCACAATCACCAATAGACTTCAACTTAAATCTTATGTCgcatagagacagaaagaaacacatacatacacacacacacacacacgaatatggAGAATATAGGAGAAAAGCCTTAGTATTGAGTTGGCAGAGTATTTATATTTACTCTCAAAAGTTTGGTCCATAGAATGAAGACTCGATAAACTGGATAtcctctaaaataaaatattcacagtgATAAAGTGAAGACAGAATCAATTACATGTCTAGAACCCTCAGTATGggactggagaggcagctcagtggtttCAGAGCAAGTGCTGCTTggagagttcagttcccagcatctacatcagGTGGCTCAGAACTGCCCGGAAcgccagctccagaggatctgatctctctctctctctctctctctctctctctctctctctctctctctctctcacacacacacacacacacagacctgacCTCCGTGCAcactacactcatgtgcacaagcccacccccacctctccacACACATAACTAagaacaataaatgaataaatacattcaACAAACAGAACATAAGAAGAAATGACGCTTTCATATTTCAGAAATTACACGGAAGTCCGACCAGCTATGCTTTACATTAGGGAAATGTAAGTTAAAGCCACAACGAAACATGACCGCATGCCCCTCGTCTCAAGTGGAACAGAGAGGTGACGTCATGGGCCAGCAACAGTGTAGAGCCCTTGCCAGTGGGAGTGCAAAACGGTACAGCCACACTGGGACAGTTTGTCAATATCCTCACCTTCGAGCCTTGTTTCCAAGATATGATCCCGCAGTTATATCTTTAAGCCCTTGAAGACCTTAAGGAGCTAGGTCAGTGAAGACTTACGTTTAACCAGAATTGATTTCCAACTGTTTATAAGTGACTTTATTCCTAATAGCTTCAAATAATTCAGCTGACCTTCGATGGGAGAATGGCAACAAACACCTCAATATTCAAGCTAGTCCAATAGATGTGCGCAACACAtgggaaggacctgggtttggttttccAGTTCCAGAGCATCTGATACTTCGGTCTCTACAGGCACATAAGTTCCCACAGGTGCACGCACGGGGACATTacgcttttaaaaaataaaagttaataatCTTAGAAAGGCTAATAAATCTTTCTAAAAGTAAGagtttcttatttaaaatatacatacatacatatatatatatatatatatatatatatatatatatatatatgggggctggagagatgcatcagtggttaagagcactggctgctcttccggaagacccagcacccatatgtcagctcacagctgtctgtgactctagttccaagggacctgacaccatgacacaggcaaaataccgttgtacataaaataaataaatccttaaaagtaaatagaataaataagtaGAATAAAAGGAAGTGCCCAGTATTCGCTCCCCTTCTACAAAGGACAACCAGAGTGGTCTATGTAGAGCTGCATTTAGAGGCCGGTGGAGATGAGGAAGCATTGGGAATCCTCGCAGTAGAGACTACAGCCCAATGAAACTCA belongs to Rattus norvegicus strain BN/NHsdMcwi chromosome 11, GRCr8, whole genome shotgun sequence and includes:
- the Plaat1 gene encoding phospholipase A and acyltransferase 1, which encodes MAVNDCFSLTYPHNPHPGDLIEVFRPCYQHWALYLGDGYVINIAPVDGIPSSFSSAKSVFSTKALVKMQLLKDVVGNDTYRINNKYDTTYPPLPVEEVIQRSEFAIGQEVTYDLLVNNCEHFVTLLRYGEGVSEQANRAIGTIGLVAAGIDIFTFLGLFPKRQGAKS